The nucleotide window ACTTCGGCATCTGGTACGGCTCATCGCAGCGACACCTCAAGGCCGTGGCGATGTACTTGAATGCATTACTCAGATTCTTCGAGCAGTACGGCGACCTAGAAGGGGATGTCGTTGAATTGAGCGTCCCGTACATCCTCCACGTGTTTGACCGGCTGGCCCAGCTGATGCCGCAGGACTGGCAGGGTTGTGCGCTGTCTATCGCGAACGCCATCAGAGCAGAAGCGTACAGCACGAAACAGCAGGAACTGCATTCCCAATGCGCCGAGAGCGCTGTCGTGGTGTCCGCCAACAAGGATATCGGCTTCGGACAAACCGCAACACAAGAGGAGACATTGTCGGGAATTAGCCGGAGGCTTGCCCAGCGGTC belongs to Purpureocillium takamizusanense chromosome 1, complete sequence and includes:
- a CDS encoding Poly(ADP-ribose) glycohydrolase (COG:T~EggNog:ENOG503P16Z), producing the protein MTPDLFPEHRLPILKTETTGYSRDQADCLVPHQPWCNLRPPPWHKELFDFGIWYGSSQRHLKAVAMYLNALLRFFEQYGDLEGDVVELSVPYILHVFDRLAQLMPQDWQGCALSIANAIRAEAYSTKQQELHSQCAESAVVVSANKDIGFGQTATQEETLSGISRRLAQRSF